Within the Hermetia illucens chromosome 6, iHerIll2.2.curated.20191125, whole genome shotgun sequence genome, the region ttctaccgtaGTTTCTTTCCCAAAGCGAAAGGTTCCCGCCTGACTACATGGTGCTCAGAGGGTATCCAAGCATTTCAGACCAAAAGCAATAGCTAATGCAAGCTACACTACTAGTATTCCcttagcaagatgcacccctagctgcaTTTGTCGCTGCCTCAGACATCGCCGTACTCGCTGCTCTTTACCAAAAAGCAACTGAACCCCGCTTAGCAGTACTACAGCACTTACTATCGTGAGTCGCAACTAAATAGTTTCGGTTTTCCAGCCGCTCACTTTTAATTTGAAGTAAATTTGACACTTGAGCTTATCAGCCAGTTTATTTTCCATATTCAACACgtgtttgaaaaagaaaacatagTTAGTAGTGTTGCAGAGGGCAAGATCCCACCCACCACCAGCCACCGTTGATTTTTCGCAGTTCTCTAGAGTCTCAGGACCAACTCCGAATATCCATTTAGGGGGCTTCCTATCTTCGACTCAACGTCCAGTATATAAGGAAGTATTTTCCGCCGATCACAATttagcgcacccaggcatccggACGACGAATccgttagtcaccggaaaatattcCTATCCGTTCATCAACAAGAAAATTGACTCttaggccagacagtgcatcgcatgccggGAGTGCAAATCTACGAAACAAATAAGGAAAAAGGTAGGTGTGCTCCCTcagtccaccaagcgtttccactcAATCCATCTCCATTTAATTGGCCTTGCAAGACGTGCACGGTTTCGTGAATATTGATTCGCAATCATCCATATGTTTACCCGGTGGtctgaggcgatacctctgaaagacatcttGTGCCGAGACCCTCTGTAGAGAGTGGATTTCCCGTTTCGGTGTAGTGGAAGTTATAATCATCGACCAGGGAATACAGTtcgagtcctcccttttctctgAGTTAGTTATTCCACCAAAAATACGTGATAATCGGTTGAAATATTTCGTCATAATGGCGAAAAGCAGGCTTTTATCAGAGTTCTACCATACAATCAACAGTAATATCaataaaaaattgacaaaattaaTTCTAAGGTGTGCGAGAAGCGGAAGAAGGATAAATGCGTATTTGTGGTAAGCATGACTGAATCTAGCACATTTTTTTGCAGACTGCGCTTCATCAACAGCTTCTCTCCGAGGTGCATGGCTGCGAGTAACCGCGTATGTGTAAGTGAGAGCCTAGCTTCACAAGAAAAAGTCTACGCCGGATATTAATGTTGCTTGTAGTGCGATTCCATTCCGGAAAATGCGAGTCTAAATAACATACGCACTTCTACCCATCAAATTGCAAAATAGTGCCAGGGGCCAATAATGGACTTTCCTTTTTGGTCGATATGTGCCAACCATTTGATCCAGGGTGTCAACACTGCCTTTGATTGTTTTTATAGGAATTgatcaaatttgttttttttcttagcAGTTTGGGCAATCTCTATACCTCGATGatatatgctcaacaaagtcaCAGGCTGACTTTTTCTCATCAACTTACGACAATAAACTGGCTTGAAATTATGCTTCATAAACAACCTCTGTATGATAATGTGGCTTTCGCTTCATGCAACAAATTAGCCAAATCGTACGTAGGTGAAGAAACTGTTGCATATAACATTTCTGAGAGTAAGGCCCCGACAAAGATCAAGCCCAACACGCCGCCCCTGGTTTATTTCTGGTGTAAATTCGAGCTTGCCTCTCCCGAATCGCGCACGAGTCTAATTATATTTCGTCTAATACGCTTTGAGGcacctcggaaatcaacgaaagtggTGAGTCGTTCTTATTAATACGAATCTATCGGCGTGTAACATGAGCTgtgcaccaaccttccatttccctagCTCGACTAACTCTAACGGTTTGGACGCCCTTGGTTGGAtgcccttgatatcaccctactaaccaagAATAGGATTCTTAggatggagaactggagagcgtCTGACCCTCTCCCTATCCCTCTCAGATCtcagaggaagtttggtcaaattatcaagaacaaacactCCGATGCGCAAATTGATCAGATTGAcatgacagacgaactggagtcgtAGCTCTGGAAAAAACATTCGAACCCATTTTTAAAGTCTCCCccttgctaaatacagcaagaagacacggTCACCGTGACCAAGGGGATTTTAAACATATGCTATAgacacaaatattggcagccatacaaggactgtctgAAGAAGTGCAATTCGGCCATCAAGAGCGCCAAGGAGCggtcctggttggactattgtcggaAAATTGAAAACACCACCGAATCTTATTTGGAGGATATGCAACCGTCCCAGCCatacgagactatcaaatcagtaattacTAAGGATAAAAACGGCTGGGCtaaaaacagcttctccgcatataaatatccgggcccagatggcataatgccaatcatgctacagaagcagcaagaaagggttgtgccatggcttgtcgagattttccggagctgcatctctttgggatacgtatTAGTATTGGAGACGCCTACGAGTGGTTTTCGTATCGAAAACGgacaggcgcggccatgaggGGGGCGAAGGGcttccgaccaatcagcctcatctCTTTCGTATTAAAGACCCTAGAGTGCTTCCTGGGAATCCACCAATCCGCCATCCCAccaaggacgattatggagatatCGCCTTTTTCTGAGTCCCAGCAtgactacctcaaaggcaaatccaaagAAACCGCTCTCCCCGCGGTAATTGGCACCGTTGaccggtcactgcagtacaagcagtataccctaactGCCTCCTTGGATGTAGAggaagcattcaacaatgttagtaccaacggCATCAAGAAAGGTTTGACCAATACTGGattagaggggtatcttacgcaagCAGCAGTACTGGTGATACTAGAAGCTCGCCGATGGCTGAGACTttgccttgtactcaacggcaACATCTCCAGGCTGACCGTGGCAGTGCAGTGAAacacgctgaacagtctgggcgataCCCTGAAGGACACCCTCTCGCCGGAGTTCCCGATCATAGGACTGGCCAAGgcagctctgctcttggcagtccttccgcAGGTGCAGCCTGTCTCCTGCTGGCaactgtcaagggtggaatctactcgcaataCTTAGCAGCTACcgcctggctctgaagatctaagcCGACTGAACTCTGTCTCCTTGCTCTTATCACAGCAGTAATGACCTTAGGAGTTTGTGCCATCCAAAGGGCGCACCATACACAcccgcaaagccgggatgtttggaattaaggtagacctagaccgaataccgggtTTGGGCCGTTGATAAAGATGATTAAAGATCGAAATTTTGTAGGCGACGCCAAAGCCCGCTGTAGAGTAGTCACAACGAGGTCGGTGACCTCAAAATTTTTtacgttttggagaaaattaaAGTTAGACGAAGCGGGAGTTCTAAAGAAAACATGGCTGGAACATAGTTTGAATCGTTTATTAAATAACTTCCGAAGAAAGGATTAAATGGGCGGGCGACCTGTTGATTTAATTTACCAAATAAAATAGAATAGTGGAGTATATAGAGTCTCAGCATTCTTAAACCGTTGactaatatttaaaatttaaaaagtgtAAATTGGCGAAGAAATGATCATTCCCATCAACTTAATTCTTGTAATCCCGTAGGCCGGGCCGATTTGAAGCCAACGTACTAACTCCAAAATTAGCATTCTAACCAGAAATCTTTagtcaaattttaattaaacttaGTCGTAGCGAGTAAATAAGATCAAACGCTTTTGGAATTAACTTCACAAAGTTGTAATTTAGTAGGAAAACTGCTCCTTTGCAGCCCTACGTGAGCCCTAAAAATAGAAGCCAATTCATCAGCACGACAAGTGCCCACGTACAGTTATCCGCTAATAATCGATCAAAGTACTCACCGCAAACATTGCAAGGTGCTCCGGCGCCGCTTTCATGTCCCAACTTCTTCGATTTCGTCAGTTTTTCCCGGCGACTTTCCAGCTTTGACAGCCATTCAGGCGCGGCCGGCGTTTCGACACACGATTCCACTCCCGTTTTGTTCGCGCTCATTGTTTTCCGTTCAATTCACAAAATCCAATGGGAATTTGTTTACGCCACTTCATAGAGATTACGCGGACTTCCCTGCGGTTCACTAACTCCGAACACCTTGCAACCGATTACGAATGTTCGTTATCAGCAATTTGCACTTGTTGGATGCAAAGTGTCATGCGCACAAAGAATTTCGTGGGAAACATATTCCCGTGGGGGATGAGTCATAAGCGAGTTTCAGTTGTTTTATTTTGATGCGTGCATTTCGAATTTTTAAGGTGGAAACTAGCGGAAATTATATTTGGAGATGCAAATTAGACACTTATTGAACACTCTTAACTATATCACTGTATATTGTTTGCAAAAAAACACGCTTAAATCGAAATTATCAATCGGAGCAAAACGCTCGCGAAGCACAACCGCCGGAGTATAAAAAACATAAACACAAAGGGGTAACACTGAATAGCATTACCACACTTAGGAGGTGAATAAGTTCATCGCAATTTTCtatgttttccccaatttcaatCGCTGGAGACTACGGTGCCCGGAAATTATTTTGCAACATTTAAAATGACGCGCGCACAAGATTCAAGGAAAAATATTGCAGTCGAACTGCATTCCTAGACATGAAAgaagataaaataaattaaagacGAATATTTTAAGAGAAGCTAACTGACAGCTCGAATGCTAAGAAGTTTGCCATTCAGGTAAGAATTATCCTCGCGTAATTTCTAATTAATAGTTGATAATTTGGTTTGGAATTTAGATTTTGTACCGTTTATATAAATCACAATTTCTCTATAAATTGGATAAATTTATCCAGAAATCCAGCCGACTAACTATCAAAATGAACCAATCTCTCCACTAAATCCAAACTTTCCATATGGTAGCACTGCAAGTACACCCCTCAATTAAATGACAGTGCAACAGCGCTTATTGACAAGTGAGTTAGTCAGCAAGTCGGACATAGAAAGTTTATAGTTCGGAGCTCTGTAGTTGATTTTAGACAAATTTCTTTATTATCAATATGTCTGGCCACAATTACGTGACAAATCCTAATAGTTTGTTTGAAGATGACGACGTGGACGACGAAACATTTCTAAAAAATTCGCGTGTGAATCCAACAAGCGCAAACAGCACAAATCCGTTCGAACAACAAAAGCAAGCGTTCGAGGAGAAACGTCGGGAAATCGAGAATCGCACTTTGGAGTCGTCGAAACGTAGTTTAGGTAATTGCCTGGCATATTTCCTACTAAATTGCATGTCGGTGTATTAATTACGCAAAACCCTCATTCCGACTCTAGGTCTCCTGATCGAAACGGAAGAAGTCGGCAAGGCCACAGCTGGCGAGCTGCAAAAACAAAGAGAGCAATTAGAGAAAACCAGTCGCCAGCTCGACGAAATCGGTGCAACGCTACGCTTCAGCCAGAAGCATCTGAACGGCTTGAAGAGTGTTTTCGGCGGCCTGAAAAACTATCTGGCCGGAAATCGAGAGATGGCACCGCGGCCGCCCCCATCCACATCGGCCAGTGGCACACAAATGGGATCACCGATACCTCAAGATAATGGTCTCGGGGCAGCTATGCCGATATCTGCCGAGGACCGATACAACTCGCATCCTATCAACCGTCTCCGGAGTGATGAGGTCGTGAAAGTTCAATCACCTCAGAAGGCTTTTGATTCTCAGCTCGAGGAAAATTTGGGTGAAATGTGTGAGAGCCTCTCGCGCTTGAAGAACCTGGGGCTGGACCTCAAGAGTGAGATCGAAAGCCAGAACGACCTGCTGGACAACATGAACGACAAAATCGAGGATGTGGACATTCGGATGTCGAAGCAGAACAAGGAGATGAACAAGCTCCTCGGCAAGTAGAGACTGAATCGGCGTTTTTCTCAGCACCAATGCCCGCGATAAGCAATTTCCTAATCAAGTTAGTCATAGATCGCATCTGCGTACATCAATAAAGCTGTAAATAACCAGTTTTCTTCTCTATGGATATTTTCTATTTGTTGAAGCTGCGAATGAGCgaaatgttttatttttattctcatATTCCTCATACAGCGCATATCTCCAATGCCATGCATGCTAGCGTTGCAATTAGTCGTACCGTTAAGTGATAAGAAACGTAAGAATAAGTTTGAGTTGTTAAAAGTATTCTAGAAGAGGAAGTAAATGTTTTTTGAAGGAAAATATGCGTTTTGCTTATCTCGAGTACGAAATAATTCCTAAAGTACACAAAACGGAAACCATTCACTGGAAATGCCGAGTTTCTGTGCATCCTAAAGAAAGTCTCTCTTATCGTTTGACTGGCGCGCTGTTATCTGAATGCTCGTAAATTTCGTTTGCTACACTGAGCCTGAATAATGGCACATTTATTTGCCCATGAATGTCAACAGTGAATCGACTCTAACAAAAACTGAATTGTAAGTGGTTCAACGGAAAATAGATTACAGAATTGTTATCAATATGGAAATATTGAATTAGAACACATGGAAGCAGTTTAAGTACATAATCAATGCCTCGATTTTCCTGAAACGTGATTGATGTAAAAAAACGCTGAAAGGGGGAAAACATAACTAATTGCAATCAACGCTATACTTGGGAAATGTTCGCCTGTGGAGCAGATAGTTAGGCATCAATGGCTGTCCCGAGGAGCCAAATTAGTGCTGTGTTGCGTCATTTTGATGCcagaaactcctaagaccatgactgctgttaaGAGAGCAAGGTGGCAGAGTCCAGCCGTctcagatcttcaaagccagcccgtagcattcacgaaaggaaagcagctctcccatcctgcaaATGGAGGTCTCTCTGGTCCATAGCTTGACTTTAGTTAGAACTGGGCTGTCCCAAAGTAAGTGCCTGGTTCCCTCCCTTCTCtgcttcagcaatgcgaattgtagggcatGGGGAGTTTGGCGGTAGGCAACCATAGGTTGCCCCGTGCGGACCCCCGTAATCTTGCATGCATTTTCATACGTCTGGCGCAAGGGCTGTCGCGATCGGGTTTTATTATAAGCGGCCCACATTCTCCTTAACTTGGCACATAATGGGCCTACGCCATCTGAGGTCTGGGACTCCTAAAAAGTACGAGTAGATTCTACCCTTGACAGTCGCTAGCGGGACACAGACTATACCCCCGAAGAACTACCAAAAGCAAAGCACACCTGGTCAGTCCGTCCATTCCCCTTTATGCTCCTGTGATCGAGAACCCAGAGTAGGTTGACCTTGAGCCGCTCAGATCGTTCAGcgtgtttctgcactgccccaccagcctggaggatgtcgccgctgagtacaaggccttaatgatcggttagaatggctatgttgcacttggggctcggatcatgcgccagccatcgacagacttccagtatcgccagcacTTTCGattggaatacactgacgaaacccAGAAGGACGTACAACTCCACTCCGAGAAAACTCCTCCaccgaccatctttgatccgttggtgaagaatagaatactgtatcatagccttgcaacacgccgcaggtcttccactctgccctggttagaAAATCCACGGCAGTAGTCCgtagggaatgcccagattttccgaggtacttcgtctaggatgttcctATGGCCGTAGAGCTagggactcacgtagtctgatagCACTGTACACTGCAACTATTTAATGCCTACGTCTAGGGGAAGGAGGTGCAGAGAAATATTGAGTGCATCTGCGGGTCAGAACTCCAGAGCCCGGTAGTACCTATCAAAATCCGTTCTATTGcaatttttgctcaaagcctgccaccatacaatagaaccatACGTTAGGAAGGGACGCACCACAATTCTGTACGTCCCGAAAATCAtcttcggccggagaccccatttctctgcAAGGTTCTCtggcaggcatagaaggctatataggCCATCTTAACctgcagttctatgttcaatctccaatttagcttcggattcaggttacacccagatacttcacattagaggaaagaaccaatttttgttcattcggCGGCGGAAGGTGGAACTCGGGTCGGGTGTTTTGAATAccatcagctccgttttggttgagtttatgccgagtccgcatcttgtggcccacagggacacctttcccaacgctcccTCCACGacgtcactcataatggagggaaacatccctgacactaaaaTCACCCAGTTGTCGCTATATGCCACCATcttcaccccgctcctgtccaaaatccgtaaaatttcgtccgtcactattaaccagagcacagGAGAGATGTCGCCAACCTGGGGCCTGCCtgtgttcacagctctggtcaagtggctacctcccacatccgactggattatcctggatattatccaatccaATGCATaacatacccctccaatccaatactggtcaaggtttCCATCAGGACGTtgatactaacgttgttgaatgctcagTCTATATTCAGAGAAGCAGCTAGAGTATAATGCTTGTACTGCACTCATGGCCgcacctgcccgctttcggtatgaaaaccattcgTGCGCGTCTCTAAGACTTTGGTAGGTATCCCAAAGAGAGACAGCTCcgataaatctcgacaagccacgcAGCACAactctgctgcttctgtagcatgactggcattactatgccatctgggcccgaaGATTTAtacgcggagaagctgtttttagttcagccgatcttatcctcagtaattaccgatttggtaGTGTCACACGGCTGGGGCGGTTGCATACCCCCCAAGCAAGGTTTCTCGTTGGCTGGGAAGTTCGTCTGGACAAGCAGCTCCAaagtttcaccagaaaattccgtccaggagccttacgactttttaagaaaagatgggcTCGTATGTTCCTTCGACAGAATCTTCCTGAGTTTCgcagattcactggtgctttcaatgttccgaAAATAGTCCAACCAGCACCAtctcttggcggtcttgatgaCCGACTGgtatttcttcaggcagtccttgtgtggctgccaatatttgtgtcTGAAGCAGATGTTTAAGATCTCTCTGGTAAGCTTCCTGAGGTTGAACAGATGttcattccaccatggtggTAGTATCTTCTTGTTGTATTTAGCagagcacgagactttaaagg harbors:
- the LOC119660524 gene encoding synaptosomal-associated protein 29 → MSGHNYVTNPNSLFEDDDVDDETFLKNSRVNPTSANSTNPFEQQKQAFEEKRREIENRTLESSKRSLGLLIETEEVGKATAGELQKQREQLEKTSRQLDEIGATLRFSQKHLNGLKSVFGGLKNYLAGNREMAPRPPPSTSASGTQMGSPIPQDNGLGAAMPISAEDRYNSHPINRLRSDEVVKVQSPQKAFDSQLEENLGEMCESLSRLKNLGLDLKSEIESQNDLLDNMNDKIEDVDIRMSKQNKEMNKLLGK